The Chrysemys picta bellii isolate R12L10 chromosome 5, ASM1138683v2, whole genome shotgun sequence genome includes a window with the following:
- the LOC135984041 gene encoding C-type lectin domain family 4 member F-like: protein MYFQGQKTLRDVEEAVHKIRASLQPNTTLDTSKELDSLQLLDEAQAGVRMLKAQLGNVSAAYGEIQIRSDGAARGAVQDGCSDVLTKLFRGWRFFGGNLYYFSQERKWWDDAEQFCVSQDSHLTSVSSQAEQEFLSNETKGEDHWIGLTDLGTEGSWRWVDGTEYRADTSRGFWEENQPDNWHQGTGGREDCVEIRPRKLNTWNDANCTQLSRWICKQAHGLAGL, encoded by the exons ATGT ATTTCCAGGGACAGAAAACACTACGAGACGTAGAAGAAGCGGTTCACAAAATCAGAGCCTCTCTGCAGCCCAACACCACCTTGGACACCTCAAAGGAGCTGGACA GTCTGCAGCTATTGGATGAAGCGCAGGCAGGAGTCCGGATGCTGAAAGCCCAGCTGGGTAATGTCAGTGCAGCGTATGGAGAAATCCAGATCCGTTCGGACGGTGCAGCGCgaggagcagtgcaagatggctgCA GTGACGTGCTGACAAAGCTCTTCAGGGGCTGGAGGTTTTTTGGTGGGAACCTCTATTACTTTTCACAAGAAAGGAAGTGGTGGGACGATGCCGAGCAGTTCTGTGTGTCTCAGGACTCGCACCTGACCTCTGTCTCCTCCCAGGCAGAACAG gagtttCTCTCCAACGAGACCAAGGGAGAAGATCACTGGATTGGACTCACTGACCTGGGGACAGAAGGCAGCTGGCGCTGGGTGGATGGCACAGAATACAGAGCAGACACAAGCAGGGG GTTCTGGGAGGAGAATCAGCCAGACAACTGGCAtcaggggacaggaggcagagAAGACTGTGTTGAGATCCGCCCAAGGAAGCTGAATACATGGAATGATGCCAACTGCACTCAGCTTTCTAGGTGGATTTGTAAGCAGGCCCATGGACTGGCTGGGCTGTGA